In Sporosarcina sp. PTS2304, a genomic segment contains:
- a CDS encoding HD-GYP domain-containing protein, which yields MVDIYKEVSELRPGNFLKEDIYANTKNPIIAKDTKLTLEHFDVLRSFGIARVLIESKAQGHLEQPEEKVTEVKLTPEVEKLMNQSAPAKSTTLESLYDDTVEAYRKEFASYKSGKKLDVAVVRTIALPVIQAFLENKEYVRRLNEFSTIQNYQAHHSISVGILAALISDQMGYPKGQVLQIGIAGVLADSGMAKINQNIIDKVAFLTSDEINEVKKHVIHSFQMVSESPLVRQEMKVAILQHHERFDGSGYPRGLKGQEITEISQILSVADVYHAMASERPYRQKESSFKVIELMREEEFGKFDMKIIQVLHDLINKLSIGTRVKLSTDEIAEIIYLHRDFPLRPIVKVLGSGQHIDLSANRKISIVKNF from the coding sequence ATGGTGGATATCTATAAAGAAGTAAGTGAATTGCGCCCCGGAAACTTTCTTAAAGAAGATATATATGCGAATACAAAAAATCCAATTATAGCTAAAGACACGAAACTAACACTGGAGCACTTCGATGTTCTTCGTTCATTCGGCATAGCTAGAGTTCTGATTGAATCCAAAGCACAAGGGCATTTGGAACAGCCGGAGGAAAAAGTCACTGAAGTAAAACTGACACCAGAAGTTGAAAAACTTATGAATCAAAGTGCGCCTGCCAAGTCTACAACATTGGAATCTTTATACGATGACACCGTAGAAGCCTATCGTAAGGAGTTTGCTAGCTATAAATCAGGCAAAAAACTAGATGTTGCGGTAGTGAGAACAATTGCATTACCAGTCATTCAGGCATTTCTAGAAAACAAAGAGTATGTTAGACGTCTAAATGAGTTTTCCACAATTCAAAACTATCAAGCACATCATTCTATTAGTGTTGGAATACTAGCAGCATTAATTAGCGATCAAATGGGTTACCCAAAAGGACAAGTGCTACAAATTGGTATAGCTGGCGTGTTAGCAGATAGCGGAATGGCAAAAATTAATCAAAACATTATAGATAAAGTGGCATTTTTAACGAGTGATGAAATTAACGAAGTGAAGAAGCATGTCATTCATAGCTTTCAAATGGTCTCAGAATCCCCCCTAGTTCGACAAGAAATGAAAGTCGCTATTCTACAACATCATGAGCGATTTGATGGCAGTGGGTATCCAAGGGGACTAAAAGGGCAGGAAATTACAGAGATTTCTCAAATCCTTTCAGTCGCAGACGTATACCACGCAATGGCATCAGAAAGACCCTATCGCCAAAAAGAAAGTTCATTTAAAGTAATCGAATTAATGAGAGAAGAAGAGTTCGGTAAGTTTGATATGAAAATCATTCAAGTGCTTCATGATTTAATAAATAAATTGTCTATTGGCACGAGAGTAAAATTATCTACTGATGAAATTGCTGAAATCATATACTTGCATCGCGACTTTCCATTACGTCCAATTGTTAAAGTTCTTGGAAGTGGGCAGCATATTGACTTATCAGCTAATAGAAAGATCTCAATAGTAAAGAACTTTTAA